ACGTGGTATGTCATGCGGTCCTTCCTCTTAAAACGCTGGTGGCAGATGGGGCACTCAAAGGGCTTCTCATCCGAGTGTGAAAGCTTGTGGCGGTTGAGGTGGTAGACGTCGCGGAAGGCCTTACCGCACATATCGCAGCCGTGGTTCTTCTTCACCGGCTTGGGGGGCTTCTTGGGCACTGGCGGCTGCTGAGGCAGGGCCGACATCACGCCCGCAGCTGTGGATGCAGAGGTGGTTGCCGTGGTAAGGATGCCCGCCACCGTGGATATGTAAGAGGGGTTGGAGTTGTTATCACGTGGCACAGTGGAGATGAGAGGCACCATGGTGGGCGCTGTGGTTGTCTTCTTGGGCCGTGACACCATCTTGATGCCCGTGTGGCAGGACTCGTGCCGCCGTAGGTGGTAGCTGTCCCGAAAGGCCTTGTTGCAGTAGCCGCATATGAAGGGCGTTTTCGACTTGGGCTCCTTTTTTACAacaaccggccctcctccgcCGCCTCCTCCGCCACCTCCTCCTGCCCCGCCAGCCATACTGTCCTTGAGGAGGTCGGCAGGAATGATGGGAGGCTTCTGGTCGAGAGGGATGGGAAGAACAGGCTTTTGATCCTGCGGCTCATTGCCAGAATTGAGCAGTGGCAGCAGGCTGTTCTGGGTGACATGATGCTGGTGGTGGAGGGCTTCATTGGCCTGCTGAAAAGGAAGAAAAGATATGTTAACAAGTGCAGTACCTACGCCTTAACTTACTAAAGAATTTGGGTATATTGCACAAAAATCATATTAATACAATATGCCTAAGAAATTTAACTTGTGCATGCATCCAATATAACTTCATACAGTTCGATTAATTAGGAAGTAGATTATGTAAACAGGAAAAAAAGGTGTCCCGTTGGATGTAAGGAATGCAAGCCAATTGTGTGCAAGCCAGTGCAAGGAAGATCCGATTTACTTTACTACTCAAATCATGCAGGAAAATCAGATCATCAGACTTTGGACAAATTTTGGACAATTTGCAGTGTAGGCTTCCAATAAAAGAAAGAGGCTATTCACCATTTCACTCAAAATAATCTGCTGATAACATAACATCTgataatataacataaaaatttcattaaacacaaaaaaagaaccaCAATATTTCAGAAAGGTGCGTTTCAAAGACAAGGTTATTGTGCAAGATGATGATTTGCATTGAACATGTGGGAACTGGATGCCTGAGCTGTGAGAAATGACTGGCTGTGGATTTATGGGCCAGTGTTGCCATTGGACAGTATGAGGTAGACACGACCTCAGCTGAGAGACGGTGTTAAATGTTCAGCGAAAATAGAAACTGACTCATATCCAGGGCATCTGTGCAACTTGGAAAACAAGAGAAGCCCTGACTGGAACCTAGCAGGGGGACGAGTCAGCTGTTCGGCAAAGCGAAGGATGACTAACCAGATATTGAAGAGAGCTCGAAAGAGAGAGTTGGAATATTAAGCATTCAgatttgaataaataatgttaaaacagTCCATAACAAAGCAGTGATGCTTCAAAACAATAAATCTGAAAAATGAAAGAGCAGGcgtgttattttcaaatactTTTTGACAAACCTAATCCCTGTTATTTACTTTAAGACTATGCAAAGGTGCAGTACTATTGAATAACAAGGTTTGTACTGAAAAGCAATGGTTTTTGCAAAGACACTAGCAGCTTCCGTCAACCTACATATTTATTGCATGTAAATGATATGAGCCGGTTATAAAAGCAGTTATTCATGTGACTTGCCTAACAGATTTTAAGATGCCCAGGCTCAGGATAAGATGCTAGACCTGTATGTTTTATAAGCCATACTGTCACTgcaattcaatttaattcaattcgattttatttatatagcacttttcacaattggtgattgtttcaaagcagctttacattaatagaagcagtggaaagcacagaaaatccaCAGATAACACAACgtaatacacaatagcacaagcagctaaatttgctgcgactatgaatcaacattataagaagggctgtgcaaaaatagagatacagctaactatcgtgatagtTAGCAGTAtcgatagtgtatcgatatttcgatctctactatcgatatttttaaaaccatcAAATCCCTCTTTGTGCATCAAACGACCTCCTCCAAAATGTTATATGGCATGACTACAAGAATGAGACTTGCGTTTCACAATAATGCATTACACGTAATATAATACCGCGGTACAAAACTGTCATTTTCTATCCAATGACGCCTGTTTGCAGGACGTGTGTAAAAATCAATTAATTTGGGTGGAGCTCAGCAGAGCATGACTTGCACATAAGAGGTATAGGGCGTTGGTTGGGGGAGCGTAGGGCCTAAAACAAGAGCAGCTACTAAAGACTACAGGATTATTAGGCTCCCTATTCTGCAGCTGCCGGCATTGTCCCATTGGTCACGGCATCCAGTCGTCGAGGGGGGGGGGTGCGCAATCAAACACAATTGTACCCCTACAGTAACAAGAGACTTGAACCTGCATCCAACGATGGCTGTGGAAATGCTACGCCCCACTTTAAACATATACACCCTTGAAGAGTAACAACAACACCTATGAATTTGGTTAAGGGCTTACGGGTTTCTTTTTATCTAATACTGTATTAACTattatgtatttactgtaaagttgctttgtaaaaagcgctatagAAAACTAATACCACTATTGGGATTATCATACGAATTTGTATTTGGACAAACGCATAACTGAGGAGCAGCCAGATAAGGAGGACTCAAACCGTGACAGTAGGAGAGCCTGCTGAGTCTTAACGCTGCTGTGATTATTTTGATACAAATTCACAATGAAGTCCAAGGTCACTCCACCccaaaaacacagacacagaAACTAATAGAAGACACTTGAAGCAAGGCTTTAAAATGCAGATTCACATCTGACAAGCGTGaccaaaaacaaaatgaaatctAACGCAATCCCAAACAGCATTTATATAAAATGTGATGCTGTTGTCAGCCTACACTTGAATGACAAGTATATGCATATTATAGGTTTATCCACATCAACTGCATACATGCCAAAAAGTGGAAAATAAAATCCTTGTcactatataaaataaaatatatatacacgtTCAGATGTTTTGCACATGCCTTTTCAGAGGCAAAACTTTAACCATGATGAGTGAAGATAGCAGATGCACAGTTAAATCTTCATAAGCCTGCCTATTACAGGCATTCTTACTGCCAAAAAAGTGGGAAAGGCATTAATCTgcccaaaaaaataacaacaaaataatacaaaacCAACATCTAATCATGTAACCtgtcaaaaaaacaacaacggcACACAGAAGAACTCATTTACTCCAAAGAGAGAAGCTGGTGAATCAGCTTCTTGTTTGCTGCAGACAGATTAGGAGATGCCTGTTGGGAGCCGGACAATGCTTTGCTCATGAATAACCTCAGACGCCTGCAGAACAATGACGAGTGACGCGCTAGACCGTTGTCTCATTAGATGCTTCGTCACATGGGTGAAATCAAGCAGGTCAAATTAAGCACTTCTTTATACCAGCTTTTACAGGTCTATAAACCAAATCTGGGGTTATAACTAAATCACTGATCTTCTGGATATAAAACTGATGGAAGTGAAAAAGCCTACAATCTTATGGGGTTATAACCTTTGggcaaaaaaaactttgaacagacTACTGAGAAGGAAACATGGAAGCGTTTATCTCATGAATGGTCAGTGAACCCTGAAAGTTACTGAGAATATCCGGAGCAGTGGGGAGTTTGTACACAATTCAAATATGGATTGTGTCCAGTCAGTGCATGCAAGGGTTTGGAAGAAATGCCTTTGCTGGTAAAAGCCTTGTTTTATTAACCAAACAAGCAAGAAATtgtgtaacaaaaaaaaaacctcaCACAAACAATAGCTCCTGCATAGCTCAGTGGTGGAGCATTgagttagcagcgcaaaaggtcaagGGTTCAAACCCAGGAAATACACAATTATGAAAATGTATACCTTTTAATggactgtaagtcgctttggataaaattaaaagctgcaTGACATTAACTccttccccgccattgacaagtcaatcaagagaaaacgctttcctgccaatgacaagtttttccggcaatccgtattttCGCTATTATCCAGGTGACAATCTTTCCCAACTTgtaaaacccagaagtattcccttagggcaaacagttcaaactctgtggggcggtttcccggacaaggattagAC
This sequence is a window from Misgurnus anguillicaudatus chromosome 24, ASM2758022v2, whole genome shotgun sequence. Protein-coding genes within it:
- the vezf1b gene encoding vascular endothelial zinc finger 1b; translation: METSWSSFLFQQANEALHHQHHVTQNSLLPLLNSGNEPQDQKPVLPIPLDQKPPIIPADLLKDSMAGGAGGGGGGGGGGGPVVVKKEPKSKTPFICGYCNKAFRDSYHLRRHESCHTGIKMVSRPKKTTTAPTMVPLISTVPRDNNSNPSYISTVAGILTTATTSASTAAGVMSALPQQPPVPKKPPKPVKKNHGCDMCGKAFRDVYHLNRHKLSHSDEKPFECPICHQRFKRKDRMTYHVRSHDGGVHKPYICSVCGKGFSRPDHLSCHVKHVHSTERPFKCQVTACTSAFATKDRLRSHMIRHEGKVTCNICGKMLSAAYITSHLKTHGQASFNSTCNKDSNNVCNSASATPVTASTASNTTAMNRGTASNPVTIAAQMNIATNTVNITSPISLQHPVTITGPVNIPASASMNIAHPVAITSPMSMNITGPLNIAMRPMDSMPFLSQILPSSPPW